The following are encoded together in the Methylomonas methanica MC09 genome:
- a CDS encoding EthD family reductase has product MKAAKLIVMYPVPTDLETFERRYADEHVPMAVEKLAGKTRFVASRIISNADKSAAAYHRIAEVYFPSLSVLEACLNSPGGQETAAHAVDISSGGAPAFMIAEVETFDF; this is encoded by the coding sequence ATGAAAGCAGCAAAATTAATTGTTATGTACCCGGTACCGACCGACCTGGAAACCTTCGAACGCCGTTATGCGGACGAGCACGTACCCATGGCGGTTGAGAAACTGGCCGGCAAAACCCGCTTCGTAGCGTCCCGGATAATTTCCAACGCCGACAAATCCGCCGCCGCGTACCACCGTATCGCGGAAGTGTACTTCCCATCCCTAAGCGTTTTGGAAGCCTGCCTGAACTCGCCCGGCGGCCAGGAGACGGCGGCTCATGCCGTGGACATTTCCAGCGGCGGCGCACCGGCATTCATGATCGCCGAAGTGGAGACCTTCGACTTTTAA
- a CDS encoding LysR family transcriptional regulator, translating into MEMQQIRYFLAVCDKASFTRAAQATFVSQPSLTQAIKKLEDELGGELFNRERSGCRLTALGRLVEPSLREIFHEVQAIKAEAIRFSRLNTVPLRIGIMTTIAARHLSPFFADFQQERPHVELELIVDNEQNLLKQLDEERLDLIVSAPTSPVPGHFQSLTLYEERYVVVFNDKHRFNQLQHIDLATIQAEPYLDRLNCELRETLRSVCLDKQIDLYAAYRSNSEEWILSMVRAGIGVALMPEFSIPKPADKLKFRYLADPDIRRTVNAIYPASATTNPTVGELLEKLRLAF; encoded by the coding sequence ATGGAAATGCAACAAATTCGTTACTTTCTGGCTGTGTGCGATAAAGCCTCGTTCACTCGCGCCGCGCAGGCCACTTTTGTCTCGCAGCCTTCGCTGACGCAAGCCATAAAAAAATTAGAGGACGAGTTGGGCGGCGAATTATTCAACCGAGAGCGTAGCGGTTGCAGGCTGACTGCTTTGGGGCGCTTGGTGGAGCCCTCGTTGCGCGAAATTTTCCACGAGGTGCAAGCTATCAAGGCCGAGGCCATCCGCTTTAGCCGTCTGAATACCGTGCCGTTGCGCATCGGCATAATGACGACAATCGCTGCACGGCATTTGAGTCCATTCTTTGCCGATTTCCAGCAGGAGCGCCCTCATGTGGAGCTGGAATTGATAGTGGATAACGAGCAGAATTTACTTAAGCAACTTGATGAAGAACGGCTGGACTTGATCGTCAGCGCGCCAACCTCGCCAGTGCCTGGGCATTTCCAATCGTTAACGCTGTATGAGGAACGTTATGTCGTGGTCTTTAACGACAAGCACCGCTTCAATCAGCTGCAGCATATCGATTTGGCTACCATTCAAGCCGAGCCGTATCTCGATCGTCTTAACTGCGAATTGCGCGAAACGTTGCGTAGCGTGTGCCTGGATAAACAGATCGATCTTTATGCCGCGTACCGCAGCAACAGCGAGGAATGGATATTGAGTATGGTGCGTGCCGGTATCGGTGTAGCGTTAATGCCGGAATTCAGCATACCGAAGCCGGCGGACAAACTTAAATTCAGGTATCTGGCCGATCCCGACATTCGCCGCACTGTTAATGCCATTTACCCGGCATCGGCGACCACAAATCCGACGGTCGGTGAGCTGCTGGAAAAGTTGCGACTGGCTTTTTAA
- a CDS encoding UDP-2,3-diacylglucosamine diphosphatase, whose amino-acid sequence MKTSPYRTIWISDLHIGSTQCQADTLLDFLKHNDSEKLYLVGDIIDFWALSKKMYWPRDHNVIIQKILRKARHGTQIIYVPGNHDENVRDYDEYVFGDIVVKKSDIHTTAQGKRFLVVHGDEYDTIAQHHRWMAKLGSVGYDWLIEINRFLRLCRRMLGVQSHFSLAAFVKFKVKNVVKFMSDYEETIVKTLKNEGVDGVICGHIHHAEIKDIEGFMYVNTGDFVESCTAIVEHHDGNLELVRWQKQAIVEVKPLTEDPLAEAGDGLSNI is encoded by the coding sequence ATGAAGACTTCTCCTTATCGCACCATCTGGATTTCCGATCTGCATATCGGCTCCACCCAATGCCAAGCCGATACCTTGCTGGATTTTCTAAAGCATAACGACAGCGAAAAGCTGTATCTGGTCGGCGACATCATCGATTTTTGGGCTTTATCCAAAAAAATGTACTGGCCGCGCGACCATAACGTTATTATTCAGAAAATCCTCCGCAAAGCCCGCCACGGCACGCAAATCATCTACGTACCCGGTAATCACGATGAAAACGTGCGGGATTACGACGAATACGTTTTCGGCGACATTGTCGTTAAGAAATCCGACATTCACACCACGGCGCAAGGCAAGCGCTTTTTAGTGGTACATGGCGACGAATACGACACCATTGCCCAACACCACCGCTGGATGGCCAAACTGGGTAGCGTGGGCTACGACTGGCTGATAGAAATCAACCGTTTTCTGCGTCTATGCCGGCGCATGCTGGGGGTGCAGTCGCATTTTTCCCTGGCCGCCTTTGTCAAATTCAAAGTCAAAAACGTGGTGAAATTCATGTCGGACTACGAAGAAACCATTGTCAAGACCCTTAAAAACGAAGGGGTGGACGGCGTGATTTGCGGCCACATTCATCATGCCGAGATTAAAGACATCGAAGGCTTTATGTACGTCAACACCGGCGACTTTGTGGAAAGCTGCACGGCGATAGTCGAACACCACGACGGCAACCTGGAACTGGTTAGATGGCAAAAACAAGCAATCGTCGAGGTCAAGCCACTAACTGAAGATCCATTGGCGGAGGCTGGGGATGGCTTAAGCAACATTTAA
- a CDS encoding phosphate signaling complex PhoU family protein — protein MAIHTGNIIQQPRLHYFDGELGCLHGLLLEMTEQLILQLEQTLHALDYADMALALSVIERDVKINAYHAKIETEVRGVLGRQGTLANDLRTVLRISNIADALEKTGNEITDFAARIPALTLRDQSEKPELLTDIFNIGGLIKIMLNKMTAVLESRDSNQAYKLMHYGLHCETQVQEGIKQQLALVLQNPELLDPALDALYILKTLERCSEHCRKIAGYLIFMLDSIDIRGYLHAEPIRT, from the coding sequence ATGGCAATACACACGGGCAACATTATTCAACAACCTCGGCTGCATTATTTTGACGGCGAGTTAGGCTGTTTGCATGGCCTGCTGCTGGAGATGACGGAACAGTTAATTCTGCAACTGGAACAGACTTTACACGCCTTGGATTATGCCGACATGGCATTGGCGCTGAGCGTGATTGAACGCGACGTTAAGATCAATGCCTACCATGCCAAAATCGAAACCGAGGTCAGAGGCGTACTGGGTCGTCAAGGCACCCTCGCCAACGACTTGCGCACGGTGCTGCGCATTTCCAATATAGCCGATGCGCTGGAAAAAACCGGCAACGAGATCACCGACTTTGCCGCCAGAATCCCAGCACTGACTTTGCGTGACCAGAGCGAAAAGCCGGAGCTTTTGACGGATATTTTCAACATAGGCGGCTTGATCAAAATCATGCTGAATAAGATGACGGCCGTATTGGAAAGCCGCGATTCCAATCAAGCCTATAAATTGATGCATTACGGTTTACATTGCGAGACGCAGGTACAAGAGGGCATCAAGCAACAGTTGGCTTTAGTGCTGCAAAACCCGGAACTGCTCGATCCGGCATTGGACGCTCTCTACATCCTGAAAACCCTGGAGCGCTGTTCCGAGCACTGCCGCAAAATTGCCGGGTATTTGATTTTCATGCTCGATAGTATCGATATACGCGGATACCTCCATGCCGAGCCTATTCGCACCTAA
- the mscL gene encoding large-conductance mechanosensitive channel protein MscL codes for MGMLQEFKEFAMKGNVVDMAVGVIIGGAFGKIISSLVADVIMPPIGVLLGGVDFSDLAVTIQEASKTAEGTVIPAVVISYGKFVQTVIDFTIVAGAVFLMIKILMSFKKKAEAAPEAPPAPSNEELLLTEIRDLLKK; via the coding sequence ATGGGAATGCTGCAAGAATTTAAAGAATTTGCCATGAAGGGTAACGTCGTCGATATGGCAGTCGGTGTCATCATCGGCGGGGCATTCGGCAAAATTATCTCATCGTTGGTTGCCGATGTGATTATGCCGCCCATAGGCGTATTACTGGGTGGCGTCGACTTTTCCGATTTGGCGGTCACCATACAGGAAGCCTCCAAAACAGCGGAAGGCACCGTGATTCCGGCCGTGGTAATCAGCTACGGCAAATTCGTTCAAACCGTGATCGACTTTACCATTGTGGCGGGCGCAGTATTTTTAATGATAAAAATACTGATGTCCTTCAAGAAAAAAGCCGAGGCTGCTCCGGAAGCCCCGCCCGCGCCTTCTAACGAGGAATTGCTGTTAACCGAAATCCGGGACTTGTTAAAAAAATAG